One window from the genome of Strix uralensis isolate ZFMK-TIS-50842 chromosome 22, bStrUra1, whole genome shotgun sequence encodes:
- the LOC141953368 gene encoding E3 ubiquitin-protein ligase RNF113A-like, with translation MADEGAVCSFVFKKRGLAAGRGRRKRPSSDQEQESSGEEGSTVVRKERRRETPNPMIQKTRRCTKERPAYALSSSDDEDPSKDIRVTYKSTRSAKPVGPEDMGATAVYELDTEKEKDAQAIFERSQKIQEELRGKEDDKIYRGINNYQKYVKPKDTSMGNASSGMVRKGPIRAPEHLRATVRWDYQPDICKDYKETGFCGFGDSCKFLHDRSDYKHGWQIERELDEGRYGVNDEENYEVSSDEEDMPFKCFICRSSFKNPVVTKCRHYFCESCALQHYRKSQRCYVCDKQTNGVFNPAKELMAKLEKHKGEEEEEEEQQHSDHGGDPQ, from the exons ATGGCGGACGAGGGCGCTGTGTGCAGCTTCGTTTTCAAGAAGCGGGGCCTGGCGGCGGGCAGGGGCCGGCGCAAGCGGCCCAGCAGCGACCAGGAGCAGG AGAGCAGCGGCGAGGAGGGCAGCACGGTGGTGCGGAAGGAGCGGCGGCGGGAGACCCCCAACCCCATGATCCAGAAG ACCAGGAGATGCACGAAGGAGAGACCCGCGTACGCGCTGAGCAGCAGTGACGATGAGGATCCATCAAAGGACATCAGAGTCACTTACAAATCAACAAGGTCGGCG AAACCTGTTGGCCCGGAAGACATGGGAGCCACAGCAGTGTATGAACTGGACACGGAGAAGGAGAAAGATGCCCAGGCCATCTTCGAGCGCAGCCAGAAAATCCAGGAG GAACTGAGAGGAAAGGAAGATGATAAAATTTACCGTGGTATTAACAACTACCAAAAGTATGTGAAGCCCAAGGACACATCGATGGGAAATGCTTCTTCAGGAATGGTCAG AAAAGGACCCATCCGCGCTCCGGAGCACTTGCGGGCCACGGTGCGATGGGACTACCAGCCCGACATCTGCAAGGACTACAAAGAAACTGGGTTCTGCGGCTTTGGAG ACAGCTGCAAATTCCTCCACGACCGCTCGGACTACAAACACGGCTGGCAGATCGAACGGGAACTGGATGAAGGCCGGTACGGAGTCAATG ATGAGGAAAACTATGAGGTGAGCAGCGATGAGGAGGATATGCCTTTCAAATGCTTCATCTGCAGAAGTTCCTTCAAGAACCCCGTGGTCACCAA GTGTAGGCACTACTTCTGTGAGAGTTGTGCCCTCCAACACTATCGCAAATCCCAGCGCTGCTACGTCTGTGACAAGCAAACCAATGGAGTCTTCAACCCAGCGAAAG agctCATGGCAAAATTGGAAAAACacaaaggggaggaagaggaggaggaagagcagcagcattcAGACCATGGAGGGGATCCACAATAG
- the STRADA gene encoding STE20-related kinase adapter protein alpha isoform X2 — MSFLRWVSEKFIVEGLREFELFGEQPPGDSRRKTNEASSESIASSPKRDTMSSFLPDSSCYELLTIIGRGFEDLMVVNLARYKPTGEYVTVRRVNLEACTNEMVTFLQGELHVSKLFNHPNIVPYKATFIADNELWVVTSFMAYGSAKDLICTHFMDGMSELAIAYILQGVLKALDYIHHMGYVHRSVKASHILISVDGKVYLSGLRSNLSMINHGQRLKVVHDFPKYSIKVLPWLSPEVLQQNLQGYDAKSDIYSVGITACELANGHVPFKDMPSTQMLLEKLNGTVPCLLDTTTIPADELTMKTSRSSANYGMVETMAIGNVRAANGEPALHPYLRTFSTYFHNFVEQCLQRNPDFRPSAGTLLNHPFFKQIKRRASEALPELLRPVTPITNFEGTRPQDPSGIFGLVSNLEQLDVDDWEF; from the exons acaaATGAGGCGAGCTCCGAGTCGATAGCTTCTTCCCCTAAAAGGGACACCATGAGCAGCTTCCTACCGGACAGCAGCTGTTATGAGTTGCTCACTATCATAG GCAGGGGCTTTGAAGACTTGATGGTTGTGAACCTGGCCAGGTATAAACCCACGGGAGAGTATGTCACAGTCAGAAGAGTGAACTTGGAGGCCTGCACAAATGAAATGGTCACATTCTTGCAG ggAGAACTTCATGTTTCCAAGCTCTTCAACCACCCTAACATCGTGCCATACAAAGCAACTTTTATAGCTGACAATGAGCTATGGGTAGTGACATCTTTCATGGCCTATG gtTCTGCAAAAGATTTAATCTGTACCCATTTTATGGATGGGATGAGTGAACTGGCTATTGCATATATCCTCCAAGGCGTATTGAAAGCACTCGACTACATCCACCATATGGGCTATGTACAtag GAGTGTtaaagccagccatatcctgaTCTCCGTAGATGGGAAGGTGTACCTCTCTGGCCTGCGAAGTAATCTAAGTATGATCAACCATGGGCAGCGTCTCAAAGTTGTTCATGACTTTCCCAAATACAGCATCAAAGTCCTGCCTTGGCTCAGTCCTGAAGTCTTGCAGCAG AATCTCCAGGGTTACGATGCAAAATCTGACATTTACAGTGTAGGGATAACAGCCTGCGAGCTGGCAAATGGACATGTACCATTTAAAGACATGCCTTCTACTCAG ATGCTTTTGGAAAAGCTGAATGGAACCGTTCCCTGCCTGCTGGACACCACCACAATTCCTGCTGATGAGTTGACTATGAAGACCTCCCGTTCAAGTGCTAACTATGGGATGGTGGAGACCATGGCTATTGGCAACGTGAGAGCGGCCAACGGAGAGCCAGCCCTGCACCCTTATCTTCGGACCTTCTCCACCTACTTCCATAACTTTGTAGAGCAGTGTCTCCAGAGGAACCCCGATTTCAG GCCAAGCGCAGGCACTCTGCTTAATCATCCCTTTTTCAAGCAG ATCAAGCGCCGTGCTTCTGAAGCACTCCCTGAACTTCTGCGCCCCGTCACCCCGATCACCAATTTTGAAGGAACGCGGCCCCAGGATCCCAGTGGCATTTTTGGGCTGGTGTCAAACCTGGAGCAGCTGGATGTGGATGACTGGGAATTCTAG
- the STRADA gene encoding STE20-related kinase adapter protein alpha isoform X3: MSSFLPDSSCYELLTIIGRGFEDLMVVNLARYKPTGEYVTVRRVNLEACTNEMVTFLQGELHVSKLFNHPNIVPYKATFIADNELWVVTSFMAYGSAKDLICTHFMDGMSELAIAYILQGVLKALDYIHHMGYVHRSVKASHILISVDGKVYLSGLRSNLSMINHGQRLKVVHDFPKYSIKVLPWLSPEVLQQNLQGYDAKSDIYSVGITACELANGHVPFKDMPSTQMLLEKLNGTVPCLLDTTTIPADELTMKTSRSSANYGMVETMAIGNVRAANGEPALHPYLRTFSTYFHNFVEQCLQRNPDFRPSAGTLLNHPFFKQIKRRASEALPELLRPVTPITNFEGTRPQDPSGIFGLVSNLEQLDVDDWEF; encoded by the exons ATGAGCAGCTTCCTACCGGACAGCAGCTGTTATGAGTTGCTCACTATCATAG GCAGGGGCTTTGAAGACTTGATGGTTGTGAACCTGGCCAGGTATAAACCCACGGGAGAGTATGTCACAGTCAGAAGAGTGAACTTGGAGGCCTGCACAAATGAAATGGTCACATTCTTGCAG ggAGAACTTCATGTTTCCAAGCTCTTCAACCACCCTAACATCGTGCCATACAAAGCAACTTTTATAGCTGACAATGAGCTATGGGTAGTGACATCTTTCATGGCCTATG gtTCTGCAAAAGATTTAATCTGTACCCATTTTATGGATGGGATGAGTGAACTGGCTATTGCATATATCCTCCAAGGCGTATTGAAAGCACTCGACTACATCCACCATATGGGCTATGTACAtag GAGTGTtaaagccagccatatcctgaTCTCCGTAGATGGGAAGGTGTACCTCTCTGGCCTGCGAAGTAATCTAAGTATGATCAACCATGGGCAGCGTCTCAAAGTTGTTCATGACTTTCCCAAATACAGCATCAAAGTCCTGCCTTGGCTCAGTCCTGAAGTCTTGCAGCAG AATCTCCAGGGTTACGATGCAAAATCTGACATTTACAGTGTAGGGATAACAGCCTGCGAGCTGGCAAATGGACATGTACCATTTAAAGACATGCCTTCTACTCAG ATGCTTTTGGAAAAGCTGAATGGAACCGTTCCCTGCCTGCTGGACACCACCACAATTCCTGCTGATGAGTTGACTATGAAGACCTCCCGTTCAAGTGCTAACTATGGGATGGTGGAGACCATGGCTATTGGCAACGTGAGAGCGGCCAACGGAGAGCCAGCCCTGCACCCTTATCTTCGGACCTTCTCCACCTACTTCCATAACTTTGTAGAGCAGTGTCTCCAGAGGAACCCCGATTTCAG GCCAAGCGCAGGCACTCTGCTTAATCATCCCTTTTTCAAGCAG ATCAAGCGCCGTGCTTCTGAAGCACTCCCTGAACTTCTGCGCCCCGTCACCCCGATCACCAATTTTGAAGGAACGCGGCCCCAGGATCCCAGTGGCATTTTTGGGCTGGTGTCAAACCTGGAGCAGCTGGATGTGGATGACTGGGAATTCTAG
- the STRADA gene encoding STE20-related kinase adapter protein alpha isoform X1, translated as MSFLVSKPERIRRWVSEKFIVEGLREFELFGEQPPGDSRRKTNEASSESIASSPKRDTMSSFLPDSSCYELLTIIGRGFEDLMVVNLARYKPTGEYVTVRRVNLEACTNEMVTFLQGELHVSKLFNHPNIVPYKATFIADNELWVVTSFMAYGSAKDLICTHFMDGMSELAIAYILQGVLKALDYIHHMGYVHRSVKASHILISVDGKVYLSGLRSNLSMINHGQRLKVVHDFPKYSIKVLPWLSPEVLQQNLQGYDAKSDIYSVGITACELANGHVPFKDMPSTQMLLEKLNGTVPCLLDTTTIPADELTMKTSRSSANYGMVETMAIGNVRAANGEPALHPYLRTFSTYFHNFVEQCLQRNPDFRPSAGTLLNHPFFKQIKRRASEALPELLRPVTPITNFEGTRPQDPSGIFGLVSNLEQLDVDDWEF; from the exons acaaATGAGGCGAGCTCCGAGTCGATAGCTTCTTCCCCTAAAAGGGACACCATGAGCAGCTTCCTACCGGACAGCAGCTGTTATGAGTTGCTCACTATCATAG GCAGGGGCTTTGAAGACTTGATGGTTGTGAACCTGGCCAGGTATAAACCCACGGGAGAGTATGTCACAGTCAGAAGAGTGAACTTGGAGGCCTGCACAAATGAAATGGTCACATTCTTGCAG ggAGAACTTCATGTTTCCAAGCTCTTCAACCACCCTAACATCGTGCCATACAAAGCAACTTTTATAGCTGACAATGAGCTATGGGTAGTGACATCTTTCATGGCCTATG gtTCTGCAAAAGATTTAATCTGTACCCATTTTATGGATGGGATGAGTGAACTGGCTATTGCATATATCCTCCAAGGCGTATTGAAAGCACTCGACTACATCCACCATATGGGCTATGTACAtag GAGTGTtaaagccagccatatcctgaTCTCCGTAGATGGGAAGGTGTACCTCTCTGGCCTGCGAAGTAATCTAAGTATGATCAACCATGGGCAGCGTCTCAAAGTTGTTCATGACTTTCCCAAATACAGCATCAAAGTCCTGCCTTGGCTCAGTCCTGAAGTCTTGCAGCAG AATCTCCAGGGTTACGATGCAAAATCTGACATTTACAGTGTAGGGATAACAGCCTGCGAGCTGGCAAATGGACATGTACCATTTAAAGACATGCCTTCTACTCAG ATGCTTTTGGAAAAGCTGAATGGAACCGTTCCCTGCCTGCTGGACACCACCACAATTCCTGCTGATGAGTTGACTATGAAGACCTCCCGTTCAAGTGCTAACTATGGGATGGTGGAGACCATGGCTATTGGCAACGTGAGAGCGGCCAACGGAGAGCCAGCCCTGCACCCTTATCTTCGGACCTTCTCCACCTACTTCCATAACTTTGTAGAGCAGTGTCTCCAGAGGAACCCCGATTTCAG GCCAAGCGCAGGCACTCTGCTTAATCATCCCTTTTTCAAGCAG ATCAAGCGCCGTGCTTCTGAAGCACTCCCTGAACTTCTGCGCCCCGTCACCCCGATCACCAATTTTGAAGGAACGCGGCCCCAGGATCCCAGTGGCATTTTTGGGCTGGTGTCAAACCTGGAGCAGCTGGATGTGGATGACTGGGAATTCTAG